From one Perca flavescens isolate YP-PL-M2 chromosome 4, PFLA_1.0, whole genome shotgun sequence genomic stretch:
- the twf2 gene encoding twinfilin-2: MFLALVVTPELREFLARARGGALRLIKVRIQDEQLVLGSFREPEKSWDQDYDHFLLPLLNDQEPCYILYRLDSQNAQGYEWLFISWSPDQSPVKQKMLYAATRATVKKEFGGGHVKYEMFGTTEEDICLLGYQHHVSSCSGPAPLTLAEQELQRIKITEGRVKQVKTEICVESKQQTLQGLTFPLQETAKRALQQLAQKRINYIQLRLDVEKETIELVHSNPTETRELPRRVPKDTPRYHFFLYKHSHEGDYLESVVFIYSMPGYSCSIKERMLYSSCKSRLLEGVEKDYYLEIAKKLEIDNGDELTEEFLYDEVHPKQHAHKQAFAKPRGPAGKRGHKRLIKGTGEIKQDS; encoded by the exons AGCAGCTGGTGCTAGGGTCCTTCAGAGAGCcggaaaagagctgggaccaggATTATGATCACTTCTTGCTTCCTCTCCTCAACGACCAGGAGCCCTGCTACATCCTATACCGTCTCGACTCCCAGAATGCACAGGGCTACGAGTGGCTCTTCATATCGTGGTCTCCTGATCAGTCTCCA GTGAAACAAAAGATGTTGTATGCTGCCACCCGTGCCACAGTGAAGAAAGAGTTTGGCGGTGGCCATGTGAAGTATGAGATGTTTGGCACAACTGAG GAGGACATCTGTTTGCTGGGCTACCAGCATCACGTGTCATCCTGCTCAGGTCCTGCTCCACTCACATTAGCCGAGCAGGAGCTCCAGAGGATCAAAATCACAGAG GGTCGGGTTAAACAG GTGAAGACAGAGATCTGTGTGGAGAGTAAGCAGCAGACCCTTCAGGGCCTCACTTTCCCACTGCAGGAGACAGCCAAAAGAGCCCTGCAGCAACTTGCCCAAAAACGCATCAATTACATACAACTG AGGTTGGATGTAGAGAAGGAGACAATCGAGCTTGTCCATTCAAACCCGACAGAAACTCGTGAATTGCCCCGCAGAGTTCCCAAAGACACTCCCAGATACCACTTCTTCCTTTACAAACACTCCCACGAAGGAGACTACCTGGAATCTGTCG TGTTCATATACTCCATGCCAGGATACAGCTGTAGCATTAAGGAGCGGATGTTGTATTCCAGCTGCAAGAGTCGACTACTGGAGGGCGTGGAGAAAGATTACTATTTAGAAATTGCTAAAAAG TTGGAGATTGATAACGGAGATGAACTGACTGAGGAGTTTCTGTATGACGAGGTCCATCCCAAGCAGCACGCTCACAAACAGGCCTTTGCTAAGCCCCGCGGCCCAGCAGGAAAAAGGGGACACAAGCGCCTCATTAAGGGGACAGGAGAGATCAAACAGGACAGCTAG